The Aspergillus fumigatus Af293 chromosome 5, whole genome shotgun sequence nucleotide sequence TATGCCTATATCCAGCCAAGAAGAGCTTATtcagccagaagaagacacCTAGCGAAAATATTCCGCTTGTCTCCTCAGGACTGTGTTGGTTGCATCCCAGGTCACCTATCTTGCTTTGTGGCAGGCCTCTAGTAACAACATGGCAGTCTTCAGTCCGACCGATGTACAGAATATACTCTGTAAACAACCTCTGATATATGGTCTGACGACAGGAACAGCGTTCTTGCTCAGGCaatatcaaggagaagggtgAGAAACAAGTAGCTGTTAAGCAGCATCGATAGTCTTGGGCTGCAGCTGTGATCCACCACACTTACCATCAGCATGAAAAGGGCCGATAGAAGCTGCAGGACGGACGAAGCAATAAACAGGCGGCTAATGTGGGAGGATCCAACCACGGCTAGTATAAGGAGTGCAAGCTCTAAGCCAGTGTAAATTATAATGGCACCCTAAGCAGTCAGAGGGCAGAACCCGTGTAATAGAGGAGGGCATACTGTTTTGATAAATTGTAAGACAGGCGCATTCACCACAACAGGCTTACATATCCGTGCCAGAGTTTGCCATAGCGATGATGGAATAAACAAGATGGAGGGAATAATCGAGAAAAAGAGACTCTCAAATTAAAGATTGAAGTCAAATTGTTCTTGGTTGAGACTGAGCATATTGCCCTTCCCATCAATAAAGGGCATTATTGGAACAGCAATCGGAGTCTCGTCTCTCCTCTCTACTCATTGGGCAAAAAgagggggaggaagagattcCAACAGGGAAAAGCCAAAAATGACAACGAAGTTGCATGATATGAGCAGTCGTTAGCGCACGCGCTATTTCCGTTGTCAGCCACCAGGTGTCAGCCACAGACTGTCAGTCATGAAACTGGCACCTAAATGCAGTCAAGACGGATATGTCCAGATACACAAGAGGATCTATAAAGACAATGGAGCTATTTGGTCCATCGCCGAAGGATCCTACATGGATGCTCCTCATAATCTCCCAGCCCACCCCGCGCATACTATGTCCAATCTCACCACTCGGACAATGAACGACTCACATTCCTCTGAGCCCCTACACGGCACTGTCGTCGACCTCTTCGACCAATGGGCCGAGAAATTCCCGGAGAGAGTTGCAGCAGAGTGGCAAGGCAAATCCCTCACCTACGGGGCTCTCCGCGACGCCTCTCTCCATGTTAGTCGCGCCTTATTAAGGGCCGGTTTACTGCCACGCGCCCGAGCGCCGCTGTTGACCCAAATGTCGCTGGAGATGCTTTCGGCAGTGATCGGGATTTTGAGGGTAGGGCCCTGCTATGTACCAATGGAGGTGGCCGCCGGGAGTAGTGCTCGCATCGAGGCCGCGCTCTCCGAGCTGGCCTCGCCGGTAGTGGTGATCACTAGCCCCTGTCCTGGCCTCCAATTACCTACCATCACGGTAAATTTCAGAGGGGATGGTTTGTCTCGTCACCATCGGACAAAGAAGGCCTACgagtggagctggaggcaCGCCGAAGAGGAATGCGGGCTGAGGACCTTGCGTGGATTATTTTCACCTCGGGCACAACAGGCAAGCAAAGGGAGTGATTGTGCATCATAGGGGGTATATACGCAGTGTGTATGGTGCAGCACAGCAAGGAGCTCGAAGACGCCGCGGCGCAAGGAGGTCGGTGCCTGCTTGCGttctccatcgtcttcgaTAGCTGTGCTGCAGTTGTCTGGGCGACTTTTCCCGGTGTTTGCAGATCAGATTGAGGAATATGGACCGGAGCTCGTCTTTCACACGACTGGGAGGAAACTCGTTGGCGGCAATTCAAGTTTCGAAATTTCTGAAGCAGCGAGGTTATTCGATTCCGGCCGCGCAAGTCCTTCGACTAGACACGATCGAACGGCTGGAAGACCGCCTGAGAAGCCAGTCAAACATCGAAGTTGCGGAAGGAGGGAGCAGGAACTTGCAGGCTACAGCGACACCTGTGCAGAGGCTCTTCCTCAAGTGGTCTATAGAGACACCACATACCTTTGCTATCATCGGCCTGACCAAGTACATCGGCGACTCCTCCCGAACTCCTACTGCCAGTGACCTACGCGGTGCCATGGAAAAGTCGCTCTCAGCACACAGCATCTTCCGCACGCGGTTTGATCTAACGGGCTCCACCCTCTCCGACCTAAGCCGACACAATCTCACCTGGGGCGAGGTCAGCGTGTCTGAAGACGAGTTGGAACAAGCCTGTGCgtcagctgaagaagaatcatGGCAGGCCGTGAGCAGGAACACGCGCGCCGACAATGAAGTCCCGTACTGCGCGGTGACCTGCATCTCTGTGTCTGACTGCAGAACACTGGCCTTTGTGACACGGATCCATCATGTCCTCGCTAGTTCTCCTCTGCCATCTTGTCGCAGGACCTGGAAACCGCCCTAGCAGGTGGCGAAGTAGCACCAGGCCCCCAGTTTGAGGACTTCGCACGGTTCCTGCACAGCTATACACAAGCCAACCTCGAACAGGAAACGCAATGTTTCACCAAGATGCTCGAGTCCATACCGGCCTCGTGCGTTCTGCAACCCCCGGCCGCGAAAGAACCTCCCCACCGGAAGCCCTCAATCTCATCCGTCTCCAGTCATCCCCTACTATCACCCGGGCCGCCCTCGACGCCTCATCCCGCCGTCTGTCCGTAACCCCAAGCACAATGATCTACGCTGCGTGGGCGCTCTTCCTCCATAGTATTACCTCGTGGGTCCACGTCTGCTTCTCCGTCAGTCTCTCAGGCAGCACAGTCCCATGGCCATCGGCCCCCTCCGTTGTCGGACCCCTTCTCTGTCGCTCTTTATTTAGCACCAGCATTGTCAAGGACGCAACCGCCCATGACTGGCTCGCGACCGTGCACAAGACCACTCTTGATATCATTGAGTTCGATGGGCTCACGCATTCGCTGCCCCCATCTCTGATGGCCGACCCCCGCACAAACACTTCCAACGTGCTCTACTTCCTGGACGTCCCCGCGCCGTCGCAAAACTGGAGCCACAAGGACCGTTAAAAGCATTATTATATGCTATCATGGTACATCACCCAGCGGAGTGAACATGTGGCGATGGAGTTTGAGGTCCAGTTGGAGAAGGTTGATCTCTGCTGGGCGAATGCCGTGGCTGCTCTGCCCGGGGAGATCTTGTCAGGACTTATCAATGCGACGGATTCTACACGTGTCGCGGAGTTGTTTGCCGCTAAGTAGCTAAAGCCACCTGTACGGACAAGTACATCAGATGAGTCCGTGGGTAGCAATTCTTAGACAATCAAAGTAGTAGCCCTCGCACTCCCCCAGCCAGGTATTCAGAGTAGCCACAAAGCATTGAGAGGTCACATGCTCCTTAAGGATCTAGGCGAACTGAGACATAAGCAGAAGTAAAAACATGGCAGGTAGATTCACAGGACCTAAAGTCGCAGCCAAGTGGATGATGGCGGATTATCCGGCGACCGTCTGTAAATTAGTATGGGAAAACATGCAGTCCTACAACACTGCTACTAGGGCAATGGAACAAACACCGTTGATATATCCTCACTAAACGCTGTATGGTCTCGAGACAAAAATGGAGAAAATTATCGGCCATGGAGAAAAGAGTTGACCAATGAAACGCTTAGTTGTATTGCCAACCAAGAGATGCTGGAGTAACTGTCTGATTTGCGAAGCAATGGCTTTGATTCTGATGCAGCTTTGCGCTCAGATAATAGCCTTATAGTTGTACCTGAGTTTTATTATCCGAAAGACTCAGCACGGTGGGACTGTGATCTGGGACATCAGAGGGCCGATCATATCTTTCTCAAGTACCCACTCCTCCAGGACAAGCGGAACTCTCGGCACGAAACAGAGcaacgaagaagaatggcCTGTCATGAGACTGAGACGGAAGGGGAAGTTGGCGTGCCATAGGAGTGATGTACGAGGTCCACTATAAGCCCTTGACCATCAGCCAGGATAAGAGGGAAGCGTGGGGAAGGGGTGTGTAGTGGAGGAGTCCTTGAGAAGACGGGAAAAGGGTTGACACTCATTCAGAATTTCCTTGTTTATTGTGTTTAAGTAGCTAATCTCATTCATCAGATCAAAATGGTTCTGCTTGGGCATTTTCTACATTCTAGAGAGCCTGTGGTTACATGTACACATGGGTGGTTTCTCCTAACAATCCTCGCCTCTGCGGTCACCACAACAAAGATTAGTTTCGAAACTTAAGCTCCGCGTAGACTCACGACGTCTGGAACAGAGATAACAATGACTCCTTACAAGAAATCCGACAACCCTACCCAATTCTCACGACAAATATGAACTCTTATCACTCAATCTGTGATCAATCAGTAAGTAGGGGCTATCTGGGCAACGCCACGGCCTGCGGTCATCGTTTCCACGCCGAGGGTTGACAGGAAGATAAAATGGTCCGTAGCTCTTTCAAACGCCGTTTGCTCACTTGATAAGCTTTACTCCATAGCTCGAAAAAGTGCCAGAAACTTGAAACTGCAAGCTGATTGGAAATCCCCGCATTTGCGCATGATCTACTCCAAGTCGTTCCATAGTGATAGTATGATAAGGGCGGGGAGACTGATATACTTTGTTTAAATGTACGCTGGCATGTCATGGGATTGACTAGTTACAGCACTTGTATGGGATTAAGATTGCTGGCTGGTGCGGCTTGCGAATAGATATAAAGAAGCGCTGTTGTACCTCGTAGGGGCCTAGAAATGtggaaagaaaacaaaaccAACCCTTCCTGATTTTAAAGAAGGCTTGCATAATCAGTAGTGCAAATTGATTGCTCAATTCCAGTTTCCATTGCTCTCCAAAgtatcccttttctttccgttCCGTCTATCTCCCTCTCACCCCCATTCGATATACCTTCTATCCGCTATGGACACCACTTCGTTAACTTCTCCCAACAAACCCCAAGAACTTCATCCTGTTACGGAGCCCGGTGGCCCGAAGACAATCATGTCTTCCTTGGATAAAGTACAAACCAAAACTGAAGAGGGGGAGATAGTTGACCATGGAGCGGATACACAACTTCATCGCTCCCTTGGTACCCGCCATCTCACCATGGTTGCCCTGGGCTCTGCAATAGGAATGGGGATGTGGCTCGGAAGTGGGACATCCCTTCTCAAGGGTGGCCCTGCCAGTCTGTT carries:
- a CDS encoding putative NRPS-like enzyme, whose protein sequence is MKLAPKCSQDGYVQIHKRIYKDNGAIWSIAEGSYMDAPHNLPAHPAHTMSNLTTRTMNDSHSSEPLHGTVVDLFDQWAEKFPERVAAEWQGKSLTYGALRDASLHVSRALLRAGLLPRARAPLLTQMSLEMLSAVIGILRVGPCYVPMEVAAGSSARIEAALSELASPVVVITSPCPGLQLPTITVNFRGDGLSRHHRTKKAYEWSWRHAEEECGLRTLRGLFSPRAQQASKGSDFSKFLKQRGYSIPAAQVLRLDTIERLEDRLRSQSNIEVAEGGSRNLQATATPVQRLFLKWSIETPHTFAIIGLTKYIGDSSRTPTASDLRGAMEKSLSAHSIFRTRFDLTGSTLSDLSRHNLTWGEVSVSEDELEQACASAEEESWQAVSRNTRADNEVPYCAVTCISLYTSQPRTGNAMFHQDARVHTGLVRSATPGRERTSPPEALNLIRLQSSPTITRAALDASSRRLSVTPSTMIYAAWALFLHSITSWVHVCFSVSLSGSTVPWPSAPSVVGPLLCRSLFSTSIVKDATAHDWLATVHKTTLDIIEFDGLTHSLPPSLMADPRTNTSNVLYFLDVPAPSQNWSHKDR